The segment CCTCTGAAATATCTGCATTTGGCCTCAATAGATCAGTACTACGTAATTTAGAGTTGATATGGTCACAAGTTAACCTTTGAGACACTGCTGTCAACAACACTAAATCTATTTTGTGCGTTGTTAAAAATATAAAATGGCCTACTCTAATAGTTTAACAATGCCAGTATTTTACCACGGATGATTATTGCTCTTTCTGATCCGTTCAGCTGTCCATTTAATCTTGTAAAATACCTGTCTTTTTTTTCCAGGTCTTCTACTTGCAGCGTCTTTTCCATCAGTATGGAGACAATGGGACCCTGACCTATAAGGGCCTGCAGAAGTTACTGGGCAGCCTGGGACTAGGGCAGGTCAGTGTGTTGGAGATCAGCCACCAAGGGTCGAGGCACAACCATAACACTCTGACACAACCTCACCCTCCTCAAACACAATCTCATGACCATGACGATCAGGAAACCGACACCCCCAGTCCCAGTAGGCCTATTCAACCACCCCCCTCTGCAAACACAGCCAGGTGAGAAACTGATATTACAACTGATTTGATCCCATGATTGTTAGAGATATCGAGCCACTTTTGAAGTACGGAAGTTTAGCATTTGCGCTCATCCGGTTATGAGTAGTTTGTTACGCAATGACACCTGAATAAACtgtgctgcttcttcttctcaaCCCCCTCTGAAAGAACCCCACAGCCTGGGATATCGGGGTCTGCTGGATCTAGGTATAAAGAGGGCACCACATTATCCTCTGATCATGGGATTAAGGAAGAGGTCCTTCCGTGGTCATCCCCAATTGCACACTCTATTCCTGTCCAAGGAATGTTTAACTCCCTCGTGTCAAATCACCCCACTCAGAGGCATCTTCACGGGAATGTGAGTAGTCAATAAAAGACAATTGATCTGGTTAATGTTTTGTGCCAAACGCACAAAGTTCACAACTAAATTCTGCTTACTGTTCTTGGCTAAACGTTATCCTCCTCAGTTTATTTGATATGGTTATTTAAAGGGAGTTAATGAGAAAATCAGCTATCAAAACAATCCCCTTACATAAACAGTTTCTGTGGACATTGAATACTTTTAACCCTTTCCTTTTCAGTGTCTGAACGTTACTCAGCTCTTGTGGAATTTCGGTCTGGGAAAGGCACCCCACATCACTCCTGCCCACTTCACCCTCCTGTGCCCAGCCCTGCTGTACCAGATTGAAAGTGGTGTTTGTCTACGCCACCCAGAGACTGATGGGGCGGAGTCAGAAAGGAGTGTGACTTTCCTCAAAGGTGCATTTATGAAACTAGATACCAACTATGAGGGAATGATTTTATTGATATGGGATGTTTTAAAAAGTAATATAGCCTTTTACAACTTGGAGCATAACTTAACATTTAGGATACACTAAGACTTAACATAACCCTGGAAACTACAATACCTTATTGTTTAAGCAGAATGAATAAATACAACATCAaaattaatataatataatttttTTCGCAGCTTTGGGATGGAGCTCCTTAGCTCTGGCTGTGATCAGCCTGCCGTCTCTGCTGTCTTTGAGCCTGGTTCCCCTTCTGCCCCCTGCCCGCTTACGCTCCTTCCTCTGTCCAATGACAGCCTTGGCTGTGGGGACGCTGTGTGGAGATGCCCTGCTGCATCTCCTGCCTCACGTAAACACCCTACCAAACTGTCAAACACTACATACATACCAGTGCTACTGTCTCTGTTTAGTCATGGAGGGTTAAGTTGTCAAATCTAGTAGTAAATATAAGTTTAAAATGAAATGTGCTGAATGAAAACCATGTCTTGTTTTATCTGTGTCCTGCAGACTAAGACTGGGCCACTCTCAAGCCACTCTGAAGAACAGGACTCCATACTGAAGGGCCTTTGTGTGCTGGGAGGGTGCTACCTCCTCTTCATCTTCGAGAGCCTTCTAGGACTGAGGACCCATTATAAGGTTAGCTGGATTTAGAGAATAACGGGAAGAGTTTGAAGTTGTGCCACTGTTTTTATGATACACTGTGCATAGTAGTCATTGGCAGATTCTCAATTGCCTACTCCTTGCGTCCTCAatccattggatgagaaagcccgAGGTCCCGCCCCTCAGACcatctcctccaatgggttttgaggagaGAGGACGCGAGGTGTATGCAGTTGAGATTTCACATGGAATgtttaaattgtttgtttttgtcaTCAGAAAGTTAAGAGGAAGCGGAAGCAGCAGAACACCACTCTAAATCCTGACCCAGAGAGGGAGCTTACTGCTCTGCAGAGTGAGTTGGAATGTAATACTTCTGTAACTTGAGAGCATTTATGTCCGTATTGGCAGAGTTGAACCGTTGCATTGTAAAACATCTTTCTCATCCCTCCCGTTCTTCAGGCCCCACTGTTCTTGAGCAGACACATTCCACTGAGCAGCATAGTCATGGTCATTCACACAGCCCACCTGGCCAGGAGCAGGTTGGGATGGGAAGCTTGGTGTGGATGGTGGTTATGGGAGATGGGGTACACAACCTTACTGATGGACTGGCCATTGGTGCTGCATTCTCTCAGAGTCTGGCTGGAGGTCTCAGCACCACCATAGCTGTGTTCTGCCATGAGCTTCCTCACGAGCTAGGTAGGTAAACA is part of the Oncorhynchus masou masou isolate Uvic2021 chromosome 33, UVic_Omas_1.1, whole genome shotgun sequence genome and harbors:
- the LOC135528328 gene encoding zinc transporter ZIP5-like, which encodes MSPLLTLAVGLFFCLPLLEFGAGARLSLSGTMKTPWNMTNRISNGSGQEGSTSEHLDEAFEEQVFYLQRLFHQYGDNGTLTYKGLQKLLGSLGLGQVSVLEISHQGSRHNHNTLTQPHPPQTQSHDHDDQETDTPSPSRPIQPPPSANTARTPQPGISGSAGSRYKEGTTLSSDHGIKEEVLPWSSPIAHSIPVQGMFNSLVSNHPTQRHLHGNCLNVTQLLWNFGLGKAPHITPAHFTLLCPALLYQIESGVCLRHPETDGAESERSVTFLKALGWSSLALAVISLPSLLSLSLVPLLPPARLRSFLCPMTALAVGTLCGDALLHLLPHTKTGPLSSHSEEQDSILKGLCVLGGCYLLFIFESLLGLRTHYKKVKRKRKQQNTTLNPDPERELTALQSPTVLEQTHSTEQHSHGHSHSPPGQEQVGMGSLVWMVVMGDGVHNLTDGLAIGAAFSQSLAGGLSTTIAVFCHELPHELGDLAVLMGAGWPVRRLVIFSAVSALLGFVGLLIGSVLGHQSAHISPWILTLTAGVFLYVALADMLPEMLHGDPGPMGPWTRFLLQNLGLLAGGAIMLCIALFEDHIAFNLGDV